The DNA region GGCCACCTGCGCTTAAGGAGCGCCCATGCCGCCGCGCCATCATCCTCTGCTGCCATTTGCCGCTGCGCTGGCGGGCGTGGGCTTCCTGTCGCTGATGGATGCCTTCATGAAAGAGGCCGCGCTGCTGATCGGAGCCTATACCGCCACGGTGCTGCGCGCCTTCATCGGCGCCGCGCTAATTGCGCCGGTCTGGCTGTCGCGCGGGCCAGCGATGCCGAGCCGAGCGGTGTGGAAGCTGCACGTGACCCGCGGGGTTGTGTCGGCCTTCATGGCGCTGACCTTCTTCTTCTCGCTCACCCTGCTGCCGCTGGCCGAGGCGATTGCCTTGAGCTTCATCGCCCCGCTGATCGCGCTCTATCTTGCCAGTGTGCTGCTGGGTGAGGTGATCAGCCGCGCGGCGATTGGGGCGAGCGTGCTCGGCTTTGCGGGCACGCTGGTGATTGTCGGTGGACGGATCGGTCAGGGGGAGTTCGATGAAAGCGCGGCGCTCGGCGTTACCTCGCTGTTCGTCTCGGCGCTGCTCTATGCCTATAACTTCATCGTCATCCGCCGGCAGGCGCAGGTGGCCGGGCCATTGGAGATCGCGACCTTTCACAGCGGGATTGGCGGGCTGGTGCTGCTTACGCTCGCTCCGTTCCTGTGGGAGACGCCATCAGGCGACGCATTGGTGCCGCTGCTGGCGGCGGGCGCGCTGACGGTGGCGGGATCGCTCGCCATCGCCTGGGCCTATGCGCGGGCCGAGGCGAATGTGCTGGTGCCAACCGAATATTCGGGCTTCGTCTGGGCGAGCATTTTCGGCTGGCTGTTCTTCCGTGAGGCGGTGACGCTGCCGACACTCGCCGGGACGGCGCTGATCGTCGGCGGATGCTGGCTCGCCGCCCGCCCCAACCGTTCCGCGCCGGTCGCCGCCAGCTAAGACCTTTTGCCAAGGGCCGTAAGCCCCTTGCCCCCCTTGACCTCGCGCGTCTGAAAGCGCAGTGCGCCCTCGAAAACCGCGCCCTTGGTGGATCGGGGGCGGGTCTAATCATAAGGATGGAACCCTCCCATGACCGCAATCGGCCAGGATTCGCTCGGCACCCGTCAGACGCTTGACGTGGACGGCAAGCATTACGCCTTTTACTCGCTCGCGAAGGCCGCTGAGCAGTTGGGCGATATCTCTAAGCTGCCGATCTCGATGAAGGTGCTGCTGGAAAACCTGCTCCGCTTTGAAGACGGCGGGTTCACCGTGGGGCGCGAGCATATTCAGGCGCTGGTCGATTGGCAGGCGAACCCCACCACGGGTGAGGAAATCCAGTACCGCCCGGCGCGCGTGCTGCTCCAGGATTTCACCGGCGTGCCCTGCGTGGTGGACCTTGCCGCGATGCGCGACGCCATCAAAAAGCTCGGCGGCGATACCGCCAAGATCAACCCGCTGGTGCCGGTCAACCTCGTGATCGACCACTCGGTCATGGTCGACGAATTCGGCCACCCCAAGGCGATGGAAGCCAACATGGCGCTCGAATACGAGCGCAATGCCGAACGTTACGACTTCCTCAAGTGGGGCTCGAAGAGCTTCCAGAACTTCACCGCCGTTCCCCCGGGCACCGGCATCTGCCATCAGGTGAA from uncultured Erythrobacter sp. includes:
- a CDS encoding DMT family transporter, with amino-acid sequence MPPRHHPLLPFAAALAGVGFLSLMDAFMKEAALLIGAYTATVLRAFIGAALIAPVWLSRGPAMPSRAVWKLHVTRGVVSAFMALTFFFSLTLLPLAEAIALSFIAPLIALYLASVLLGEVISRAAIGASVLGFAGTLVIVGGRIGQGEFDESAALGVTSLFVSALLYAYNFIVIRRQAQVAGPLEIATFHSGIGGLVLLTLAPFLWETPSGDALVPLLAAGALTVAGSLAIAWAYARAEANVLVPTEYSGFVWASIFGWLFFREAVTLPTLAGTALIVGGCWLAARPNRSAPVAAS